From a region of the Corallococcus coralloides DSM 2259 genome:
- a CDS encoding KamA family radical SAM protein, with amino-acid sequence MDSSVGATAPLSSPRPSLSAEGRARLFPSATDAEWTDWRWQQRHSVRNLEQLERYVRLTPEERAGVQETSSLFRMGISPYYLSLIDPEHALCPVRMQSIPVRAEARVRPGELEDPLGEDKTRPEECIVHKYPDRVLFLALDTCSVYCRHCTRRRITKGGEAELTKDQMRRGIDYVRNHPEVRDVLISGGDPFLLSEERLESLLAPLSEIPHVEMIRIGTRVPVVLPMRVTDSLARLLRRYAPVYVITHFNHPKEVTPEAREACERLVDHGVPVENQAVLMRQLNSDARIIKELSHVLLRSRVRPYYLHQMDVAEGCEHLRTPIAKGLEILEQLRGHTSGLAVPHLAVDLPGGGGKVTLQPDYVIERGERETLFRNYKGQTYAYPEPEETDCSCPYDEVWQARSRELGFRGR; translated from the coding sequence ATGGATTCCTCGGTGGGCGCCACGGCGCCCCTGTCGTCCCCCCGTCCCTCGCTCAGTGCCGAGGGGCGGGCCCGGTTGTTTCCCTCCGCGACCGACGCGGAGTGGACGGACTGGCGCTGGCAGCAGCGTCACTCGGTGCGCAACCTGGAGCAGCTGGAGCGCTACGTGCGCCTGACCCCGGAGGAGCGCGCCGGGGTGCAGGAGACGTCCTCGCTGTTCCGGATGGGCATCAGCCCCTACTACCTGTCCCTCATCGACCCGGAGCACGCGCTGTGCCCGGTGCGCATGCAGTCCATTCCGGTGCGCGCGGAGGCCCGGGTGCGGCCCGGGGAGCTGGAGGATCCGCTCGGCGAGGACAAGACGCGCCCCGAGGAGTGCATCGTCCACAAGTATCCGGACCGGGTGCTGTTCCTGGCCCTGGATACGTGCTCGGTCTACTGCCGCCACTGCACGCGGCGGCGCATCACCAAGGGCGGTGAGGCGGAGCTCACCAAGGACCAGATGCGCCGGGGCATCGACTACGTGCGCAACCACCCCGAGGTGCGCGACGTGCTCATCTCCGGCGGAGACCCGTTCCTCCTCAGCGAGGAGCGGCTGGAGTCGCTGCTCGCGCCGCTGAGCGAGATTCCGCACGTGGAGATGATCCGCATCGGGACGCGGGTGCCGGTGGTGCTGCCCATGCGCGTCACCGACTCGCTGGCGCGCCTGCTGCGCCGCTACGCGCCCGTCTACGTCATCACCCACTTCAATCATCCGAAGGAAGTGACGCCGGAAGCGCGTGAGGCGTGCGAGCGGCTGGTGGACCATGGCGTGCCGGTGGAGAACCAGGCCGTGCTGATGCGGCAGCTCAACTCGGATGCGCGCATCATCAAGGAGCTGTCGCACGTGCTCCTGCGCAGCCGCGTGCGCCCGTACTACCTGCACCAGATGGACGTCGCGGAAGGGTGCGAGCACCTGCGCACGCCCATCGCCAAGGGGCTGGAGATCCTCGAGCAGCTTCGCGGGCACACCAGCGGGCTCGCGGTGCCGCACCTCGCGGTGGACCTGCCAGGTGGAGGAGGGAAGGTCACCCTCCAGCCCGACTACGTCATCGAGCGCGGCGAGCGGGAGACCCTGTTCCGCAACTACAAGGGGCAGACGTACGCGTACCCGGAGCCGGAGGAGACCGACTGCTCCTGCCCGTACGACGAGGTCTGGCAGGCGCGCTCGCGGGAGCTGGGCTTCCGCGGCCGCTGA
- the tgt gene encoding tRNA guanosine(34) transglycosylase Tgt — protein sequence MVDEQGREKGEKGDTRVPPGLVRFELLHEDQSGTKARRGRLNTPHGPIETPIFMPVGTVGSVKGVGPDDLKTLDAQIILGNTYHLMLRPTDALVGEMGGLHRFISWDRPMLTDSGGFQVFSLSEKRKITEEGAAFQSHLDGSRHFLSPERSIEIQETLGADVIMAFDECPPSTEDRAYLEKSLARTTRWLHRCVKAWSRERSSLFGIVQGGLHDDLRKRHAEEVCAVDLPGYALGGYSVGEAPEAMHAGVAYSAPLLPRDKPRYLMGVGTPLDLVTCVEHGVDMFDCVLPTRCARNGLLFTSEGKLVIRNAAYAKDPRPVDPACSCYTCRTFSRSYLRHLFAAGEILAMRLNTLHNLHYFLDLMAQVRRAIAEDRFAAFARDFRAKAVAQEAERKGGR from the coding sequence GTGGTCGACGAGCAGGGCAGGGAAAAGGGCGAGAAGGGCGATACCCGCGTGCCCCCGGGGCTGGTGCGCTTCGAGCTGTTGCACGAGGACCAGAGCGGCACCAAGGCGCGCCGCGGCCGGCTGAACACGCCGCATGGTCCCATTGAAACGCCCATCTTCATGCCCGTGGGCACCGTGGGCAGCGTCAAGGGCGTGGGGCCGGACGACCTGAAGACCCTGGACGCGCAGATCATCCTGGGCAACACCTACCACCTGATGCTGCGCCCCACGGACGCGCTCGTCGGGGAGATGGGCGGCCTGCACCGCTTCATCTCGTGGGACCGGCCCATGCTCACCGACAGCGGCGGCTTCCAGGTGTTCAGCCTGTCGGAGAAGCGGAAGATCACCGAGGAGGGCGCCGCGTTCCAGTCGCACCTGGACGGCTCGCGGCACTTCCTGTCGCCGGAGCGCTCCATCGAAATCCAGGAGACGCTGGGCGCGGACGTCATCATGGCGTTCGACGAGTGCCCTCCGTCCACCGAGGACCGGGCCTACCTGGAGAAGTCCCTGGCGCGCACCACGCGCTGGCTGCACCGGTGCGTGAAGGCGTGGAGCCGCGAGCGCTCGTCGCTGTTCGGCATCGTGCAGGGCGGCCTCCATGACGACCTGCGCAAGCGCCACGCGGAGGAGGTGTGCGCGGTGGACCTGCCCGGCTACGCGCTGGGGGGCTACTCCGTGGGCGAGGCGCCGGAAGCCATGCACGCGGGCGTGGCCTACTCGGCGCCGCTGTTGCCCCGGGACAAGCCGCGCTACCTGATGGGCGTGGGCACGCCGCTGGACCTGGTGACGTGCGTGGAGCACGGCGTGGACATGTTCGACTGCGTGCTGCCTACACGGTGCGCCCGCAACGGCCTGCTCTTCACCTCGGAGGGCAAGCTGGTCATCCGCAACGCGGCCTACGCCAAGGACCCCCGGCCGGTGGACCCGGCGTGCTCCTGCTACACCTGCCGCACGTTCAGCCGGTCCTACCTGCGGCACCTGTTCGCGGCGGGCGAAATCCTGGCGATGCGGCTCAACACCCTGCACAACCTCCACTACTTCCTGGACCTGATGGCCCAGGTGCGCCGCGCCATCGCCGAGGACCGGTTCGCCGCGTTCGCACGCGACTTCCGGGCCAAGGCCGTGGCGCAGGAGGCCGAACGCAAAGGCGGTCGGTGA
- the secD gene encoding protein translocase subunit SecD, with the protein MDRGWWWKFGMIVAVTLGTIWFLVPTYYSLVVLDRNERNNIAVLEQRLPAWAPPAKYRLNLGLDLQGGIHMVMRVDTKTALQKRTERRGTQIATYVNDKKLGEVTADTDPERLQLVLTAKDPATMDAIQKEVLATFTDFTVESRNGGTLVLKPDEGQVNRFRDEAVDQAMLVIRRRIDKWGVAEVDVRKLGTDSIQISLPGRSNPEQAKELVGTTAQLEFRMVDDTNPQVFAQMYQQHPPPAESNITLVDEEGFPQLSSPNREALLAYAKDKTPEGRDVVTECVANPVKKNDCIAYRSYLLDKNVPLTGESLAGADASVSQMNEPEVNIAFDPAGSREFEKLTEAAVGRRMAIVLDDNVHTAPRINEKIGGGRARITMGRASGRSFEEWLGEAQTLALVLKAGALPAPVTVGEIRQVGATLGDELIKKGSLAALVGLALVVVFMAVYYRKSGLIADVALLLNGLLILAGLAFFNATLTLPGIAGFVLTLGIAVDANVLINERIREELSHGKSARAAVDQGYDRAFWTIFDAHVTTLIAGFILFFTGTGPVRGFATTLIVGLLASLFTSIVVTRVITTYFVHGRNAQSVSV; encoded by the coding sequence ATGGACCGCGGCTGGTGGTGGAAGTTCGGAATGATCGTCGCGGTGACGCTGGGGACGATCTGGTTCCTCGTCCCGACGTACTACTCGCTGGTGGTCCTGGACCGCAACGAGCGCAACAACATCGCCGTGCTGGAGCAGCGGCTGCCCGCGTGGGCGCCCCCCGCGAAGTACCGCCTCAACCTGGGGCTGGACCTTCAGGGCGGCATCCACATGGTGATGCGGGTGGACACCAAGACGGCCCTGCAGAAGCGCACGGAGCGCCGCGGGACGCAGATCGCCACCTACGTCAACGACAAGAAGCTGGGTGAGGTGACGGCGGACACGGATCCGGAGCGGCTGCAGCTGGTGCTGACCGCGAAGGACCCGGCCACCATGGACGCCATCCAGAAGGAAGTGCTCGCCACCTTCACGGACTTCACCGTGGAGTCCCGCAACGGCGGCACGCTGGTGCTCAAGCCGGACGAGGGCCAGGTGAACCGCTTCCGCGACGAGGCCGTGGACCAGGCGATGCTCGTCATCCGCCGCCGCATCGACAAGTGGGGCGTGGCGGAAGTGGACGTGCGCAAGCTGGGCACGGACTCCATCCAGATTTCGCTGCCCGGCCGCAGCAACCCGGAGCAGGCCAAGGAGCTGGTGGGCACCACCGCGCAGCTGGAGTTCCGGATGGTGGACGACACCAACCCGCAGGTGTTCGCGCAGATGTACCAGCAGCACCCGCCCCCGGCGGAGAGCAACATCACCCTGGTGGATGAAGAGGGCTTCCCGCAGCTGTCCTCGCCCAACCGCGAGGCGCTGCTGGCGTACGCGAAGGACAAGACGCCGGAAGGCCGCGACGTCGTCACCGAGTGCGTGGCGAACCCGGTGAAGAAGAACGACTGCATCGCGTACCGCAGCTACCTGCTGGACAAGAACGTTCCGCTGACGGGTGAGAGCCTGGCGGGCGCGGACGCGTCCGTCAGCCAGATGAACGAGCCGGAGGTGAACATCGCGTTCGACCCGGCCGGTTCGCGCGAGTTCGAGAAGCTGACCGAGGCCGCCGTGGGCCGCCGGATGGCCATCGTGCTGGACGACAACGTGCACACCGCGCCGCGCATCAACGAGAAGATCGGCGGCGGCCGCGCGCGCATCACCATGGGGCGCGCCAGCGGGCGCAGCTTCGAGGAGTGGCTGGGCGAGGCGCAGACGCTGGCGCTGGTGCTCAAGGCGGGCGCGCTGCCCGCGCCGGTGACGGTGGGCGAAATCCGTCAGGTGGGCGCGACGCTGGGCGACGAGCTCATCAAGAAGGGCAGCCTGGCCGCGCTGGTGGGCCTGGCGCTCGTCGTGGTCTTCATGGCGGTCTACTACCGCAAGTCCGGCCTCATCGCGGACGTGGCGCTGCTGCTCAACGGCCTGCTCATCCTGGCCGGCCTGGCGTTCTTCAACGCCACGCTGACGCTGCCGGGCATCGCGGGCTTCGTGCTGACGCTGGGCATCGCGGTGGACGCGAACGTGCTCATCAACGAGCGCATCCGCGAGGAGCTGTCCCACGGCAAGTCCGCGCGCGCGGCGGTGGACCAGGGCTACGACCGCGCCTTCTGGACCATCTTCGACGCGCACGTGACGACGCTCATCGCGGGCTTCATCCTGTTCTTCACGGGAACGGGGCCGGTCCGCGGCTTCGCCACCACGCTCATCGTGGGCCTGCTGGCGTCGCTGTTCACGTCCATCGTCGTGACGCGCGTCATCACGACCTACTTCGTCCACGGCCGCAACGCGCAGTCGGTGTCCGTCTAA
- the yajC gene encoding preprotein translocase subunit YajC, protein MADSFLILAQAGAGGSPLGTFGFLAVLVAIMYFVMIRPQQKQLKEHRNLLAGLKKGDDVVTSGGILGRIHQVDDSTVTLEIASGVRVRVLKTAVSAKGTVPVAGAPAAAPAEKKEEK, encoded by the coding sequence GTGGCTGACAGTTTCCTGATTCTCGCGCAGGCCGGGGCTGGCGGTTCCCCCCTGGGGACCTTCGGCTTCCTCGCCGTGCTGGTGGCCATCATGTACTTCGTGATGATCCGCCCCCAGCAGAAGCAGCTCAAGGAGCACCGCAACCTGCTCGCGGGGCTGAAGAAGGGCGATGACGTCGTGACGTCCGGCGGCATCCTCGGGCGCATCCACCAGGTGGACGACTCCACCGTGACGCTGGAGATCGCCAGCGGGGTGCGCGTGCGCGTGCTCAAGACGGCTGTCAGTGCGAAGGGAACCGTTCCGGTGGCGGGCGCCCCGGCGGCGGCCCCCGCTGAGAAGAAGGAGGAGAAGTAA
- the queA gene encoding tRNA preQ1(34) S-adenosylmethionine ribosyltransferase-isomerase QueA, which produces MSSLLSDYDFELPEAQIAQAPLPNRDASRLMVVSRATGAWSHQHFTDLADLLREGDLLVLNDARVIPARLLGQKSGTGGRVELLVVRPAATATLTSAALGGAPESLEWVCLGQASKGLKPGQSVTFAGGLSAEILEALGGGEYRVRFHAAPGTSLASLLDAAGRLPLPPYITREPEAADAERYQTVYARASGAVAAPTAGLHFTQEVFAKLAAKGVQRAEVTLDVGPGTFLPVREEVLDKHHMHPERFTVPQATADAVNAAKAEGRRVVAVGTTVVRTLESATDPDTGRLRVGPGETAMFIRPGYVFRQVDVLLTNFHLPRSTLVMLVSALLGRERTLAAYQEAVRAGYRFFSYGDAMLVKE; this is translated from the coding sequence GTGTCGTCCCTCCTCTCCGACTACGATTTCGAGCTCCCCGAGGCGCAGATCGCCCAGGCCCCGCTGCCCAACCGGGACGCGTCGCGCCTGATGGTCGTCAGCCGCGCCACCGGCGCCTGGAGCCACCAGCACTTCACCGACCTCGCGGACCTGCTGCGCGAGGGCGACCTGCTCGTCCTCAACGACGCGCGCGTCATCCCCGCGCGCCTCTTGGGCCAGAAGAGCGGCACCGGCGGCCGCGTGGAGCTGCTGGTCGTCCGCCCCGCCGCCACGGCCACGCTCACCTCCGCGGCGCTCGGGGGCGCGCCTGAGTCGCTCGAGTGGGTCTGCCTGGGCCAGGCGTCCAAGGGGCTCAAGCCCGGCCAGTCCGTCACCTTCGCCGGGGGCCTGTCCGCCGAAATCCTGGAGGCCCTGGGGGGAGGGGAGTACCGGGTGCGCTTCCACGCGGCGCCGGGCACCTCGCTCGCCAGCCTCCTGGATGCGGCGGGCCGGCTGCCCCTGCCTCCGTACATCACCCGCGAGCCCGAGGCCGCGGACGCCGAGCGCTACCAGACCGTGTACGCCCGCGCGTCCGGCGCCGTGGCCGCGCCCACCGCCGGCCTGCACTTCACGCAAGAGGTCTTCGCGAAGCTCGCGGCGAAGGGGGTCCAGCGCGCGGAGGTGACGCTCGACGTGGGGCCCGGCACCTTCCTCCCCGTGCGCGAGGAGGTGCTGGACAAGCACCACATGCACCCGGAGCGCTTCACCGTGCCCCAGGCCACCGCTGACGCCGTGAACGCCGCGAAGGCGGAAGGGCGCCGCGTGGTCGCCGTGGGCACCACCGTGGTGCGCACGCTGGAGTCCGCCACCGACCCGGACACGGGCAGGCTGCGCGTGGGCCCGGGCGAGACGGCGATGTTCATCCGGCCCGGCTATGTCTTCCGCCAGGTGGACGTGCTCCTCACGAACTTCCACCTGCCGCGCTCCACGCTGGTGATGCTGGTGAGCGCGCTCCTGGGCCGGGAGCGCACGCTCGCCGCGTACCAGGAGGCCGTGCGCGCGGGCTACCGGTTCTTCAGTTACGGCGATGCCATGTTGGTGAAGGAGTGA
- the secF gene encoding protein translocase subunit SecF, whose protein sequence is MQILKHKTNIDFISKRKPALFISTLINLAIIVGIAAVGFNFGVDFAGGTVVELKYNTPTTAQQVREKAQAGGLHDVSVQGVGAAEENSFLLRMGGVTQLTEENAEHAKTAIQGLGEVRNVYADMANGIVNFRSVQPMSADAVKKAVEAAGIGVQEVRDLGANQGGNGYDYQVVASGMADKVFAALSAGSDKPDFEQRRVDYVGPQVGKQLRNRGIMALVYSMVAILIYVAFRFDFKFGPGALLAMLHDVIMVAGYYLVSQREFNLTSIAALLTIVGYSVNDTIVIYDRIREDMVKYKGKPLPEVINIAVNDTLGRTILTSGVTALSLIGLLIFGVGEIFDFAMAMLVGILVGTYSSVYIASPLVIWLDERAHAREGHGGGAKQEPKTA, encoded by the coding sequence ATGCAGATTCTCAAGCACAAGACGAACATCGACTTCATCAGCAAGCGCAAGCCGGCGCTCTTCATCTCCACCCTCATCAACCTGGCCATCATCGTCGGCATCGCCGCGGTGGGGTTCAACTTCGGCGTGGACTTCGCCGGCGGCACGGTGGTGGAGCTGAAGTACAACACGCCCACCACGGCCCAGCAGGTCCGTGAGAAGGCCCAGGCCGGCGGTCTGCACGACGTCAGCGTCCAGGGCGTGGGCGCGGCCGAGGAGAACTCCTTCCTCCTGCGCATGGGCGGCGTCACGCAGCTCACGGAGGAGAACGCCGAGCACGCGAAGACGGCCATCCAGGGCCTGGGTGAGGTTCGCAACGTCTACGCCGACATGGCCAACGGCATCGTGAACTTCCGCTCCGTGCAGCCCATGTCCGCGGACGCGGTGAAGAAGGCCGTCGAGGCGGCGGGCATCGGCGTGCAGGAGGTGCGTGACCTGGGCGCGAACCAGGGCGGCAACGGCTACGACTACCAGGTCGTCGCGAGCGGCATGGCGGACAAGGTGTTCGCCGCGCTGAGCGCGGGCTCCGACAAGCCCGACTTCGAGCAGCGCCGCGTGGACTACGTGGGTCCGCAGGTGGGCAAGCAGCTGCGCAACCGCGGCATCATGGCGCTGGTGTACTCGATGGTCGCCATCCTCATCTACGTGGCGTTCCGCTTCGACTTCAAGTTCGGCCCGGGCGCGCTGCTCGCCATGCTCCACGACGTCATCATGGTGGCGGGCTACTACCTGGTGAGCCAGCGCGAGTTCAACCTCACGTCCATCGCCGCGCTGCTCACCATCGTGGGCTACTCGGTGAACGACACCATCGTCATCTACGACCGCATCCGCGAGGACATGGTGAAGTACAAGGGCAAGCCGCTGCCGGAGGTCATCAACATCGCCGTCAACGACACGCTGGGCCGCACCATCCTCACCTCCGGCGTGACGGCGCTGTCGCTCATCGGTCTGCTCATCTTCGGCGTGGGCGAAATCTTCGACTTCGCCATGGCGATGCTGGTGGGCATCCTCGTGGGTACGTACTCGTCCGTGTACATCGCCAGCCCGCTGGTCATCTGGCTGGATGAGCGCGCGCACGCCCGCGAGGGTCACGGCGGCGGCGCCAAGCAGGAGCCGAAGACGGCCTGA
- a CDS encoding KamA family radical SAM protein — protein sequence MSTTSTRGKPDAGPAQQPFTYPLRKEFVEPDWTRIPGYKDVTAAEWESSVWQRKHTVKNLRELRATLGALLPDDLAASMELDQKERATMSILVPPQMLNTMDLADLWNDPVRKYMLPALADRRTDWPNHPRASRDSLHEADMWVVEGLTHRYPTKVLAEMLPTCPQYCGHCTRMDLVGNDVPQVSKHKFATGQKERYEQMLDYLRRTPTVRDVVVSGGDIANLPIQALEPFVSALMDIPNIRDIRLASKGLMALPQHFLQDSVLAGLDRLAKKAVERGVDLALHTHVNHAQQLTPLVGKAVRKLLDMGFRDVRNQGVLLRGVNDSPKALLDLCFTLLDHAKILPYYFYMCDMIPNSEHWRLSVAQAQKLQHDIMGYMPGFATPRIVCDVPFVGKRWIHQVAEYDRERGISYWTKNYRTSVEANDAGALDRKYEYFDPIDTLPESGQAWWRDQPKAA from the coding sequence ATGAGCACGACGTCCACTCGAGGCAAGCCCGACGCTGGCCCCGCGCAGCAGCCTTTCACCTATCCCCTTCGCAAGGAGTTCGTGGAGCCCGACTGGACGCGCATCCCGGGCTACAAGGACGTCACCGCGGCGGAGTGGGAGAGCTCGGTGTGGCAGCGCAAGCACACCGTGAAGAACCTGCGCGAGCTGCGGGCGACGCTCGGGGCGCTGCTGCCGGACGACCTGGCCGCGAGCATGGAGTTGGACCAGAAGGAGCGGGCGACGATGTCCATCCTCGTCCCGCCCCAGATGCTCAACACCATGGACCTGGCGGACCTGTGGAACGACCCGGTCCGCAAGTACATGTTGCCGGCGCTCGCCGACCGCCGCACGGACTGGCCCAACCACCCGCGCGCCAGCCGTGACAGCCTCCATGAGGCGGACATGTGGGTCGTCGAAGGCCTGACGCACCGCTATCCGACGAAGGTGCTGGCGGAGATGCTGCCCACGTGCCCGCAGTACTGCGGCCACTGCACGCGCATGGACCTGGTGGGCAACGACGTCCCGCAGGTGTCCAAGCACAAGTTCGCGACGGGGCAGAAGGAGCGCTACGAGCAGATGCTGGACTACCTGCGCCGCACGCCCACCGTGCGCGACGTGGTGGTGTCCGGCGGCGACATCGCGAACCTGCCCATCCAGGCGCTGGAGCCGTTCGTCAGCGCGCTGATGGACATCCCGAACATCCGCGACATCCGCCTGGCGTCCAAGGGGCTCATGGCGCTGCCGCAGCACTTCCTCCAGGACAGCGTCCTGGCCGGTCTGGACCGCCTGGCGAAGAAGGCCGTGGAGCGCGGCGTGGACCTGGCGCTGCACACGCACGTGAACCACGCGCAGCAGCTCACGCCGCTCGTGGGCAAGGCAGTGCGCAAGCTGCTCGACATGGGCTTCCGCGACGTGCGCAACCAGGGCGTGCTCTTGCGTGGCGTGAACGACAGCCCGAAGGCGCTCCTGGACCTGTGCTTCACGCTGCTCGACCACGCGAAGATCCTGCCGTACTACTTCTACATGTGCGACATGATCCCCAACAGCGAGCACTGGCGGCTGTCGGTGGCGCAGGCACAGAAGCTCCAGCACGACATCATGGGCTACATGCCGGGCTTCGCCACGCCGCGCATCGTCTGTGACGTGCCGTTCGTGGGGAAGCGGTGGATCCACCAGGTGGCGGAGTATGACCGCGAGCGCGGCATCTCCTACTGGACCAAGAACTACCGCACGAGCGTGGAAGCGAACGACGCCGGCGCACTTGATCGCAAGTACGAGTACTTCGATCCCATCGACACGCTGCCGGAGTCCGGCCAGGCGTGGTGGCGGGATCAGCCCAAGGCGGCGTGA
- a CDS encoding SpoIID/LytB domain-containing protein, with translation MLQRVALLLLLLASSRAFAVETMRIAMDDPGDEVRVSGRGLGFGPDAEDATFVAVTAGQATVRRRNGKLEVNGAPFIGDAIRFRGGLEATDAGGPGNEPLKAGSAQVRGDVVVRLFKNSLQLINVIPLEDYLAAVLGSEMPVSFPLEALKAQAVAARTYALQKKLDAYGAAFHMGSSVLHQVYGGVNREDAKTRAAVEATRGEVLTYDLAPIEAYFHASCGGRTESGQDALQRNLPYLQPVDCPCGKLPASRWSATLSEAELRGALKAPPGGLRVTGRTPTHRVTRVTMSDGSAVDGVSFRRKLGYTRLKSLDFDVEASGKNYVFTGRGFGHGAGLCQWGAKALADQGKTYREILSHYYPGAEFQQLY, from the coding sequence ATGTTGCAACGTGTGGCACTGCTGCTGCTCCTGCTCGCGTCGTCGCGGGCGTTCGCCGTGGAGACGATGCGCATTGCCATGGACGACCCCGGCGACGAGGTCCGCGTGAGCGGCCGGGGCCTGGGCTTCGGCCCCGATGCCGAGGACGCAACCTTCGTCGCCGTCACCGCGGGGCAGGCCACCGTGCGCCGCCGCAACGGCAAGCTGGAGGTCAACGGCGCTCCCTTCATCGGGGACGCCATCCGCTTCCGTGGCGGCCTGGAGGCCACCGACGCGGGCGGCCCCGGCAACGAACCCCTGAAGGCGGGCAGCGCGCAGGTGCGCGGCGACGTCGTCGTGCGCCTGTTCAAGAACAGCCTCCAGCTCATCAACGTCATCCCCCTGGAGGACTACCTCGCTGCGGTGCTCGGCAGCGAGATGCCCGTGTCCTTCCCGCTGGAGGCCCTCAAGGCCCAGGCCGTGGCCGCGCGGACGTACGCGCTGCAGAAGAAGCTGGACGCGTATGGCGCCGCCTTCCACATGGGCAGCAGCGTGCTCCACCAGGTGTACGGCGGCGTGAACCGCGAGGACGCCAAGACGCGCGCCGCCGTGGAGGCCACCCGCGGCGAGGTGCTCACGTACGACCTGGCCCCCATCGAGGCGTACTTCCATGCCTCCTGCGGCGGGCGCACCGAGTCCGGCCAGGACGCCCTCCAACGGAACCTGCCGTACCTGCAGCCCGTTGACTGCCCCTGCGGCAAGCTGCCCGCCAGCCGCTGGTCCGCGACCCTCTCCGAGGCGGAGCTGCGCGGCGCGCTGAAGGCCCCGCCGGGCGGCCTGCGCGTCACCGGCCGCACGCCCACGCACCGGGTGACCCGCGTGACGATGTCGGATGGCTCCGCGGTGGACGGCGTGTCGTTCCGCCGCAAGCTGGGCTACACGCGCCTCAAGAGCCTGGACTTCGACGTGGAAGCGTCCGGCAAGAACTACGTGTTCACCGGACGTGGCTTCGGCCACGGGGCGGGGCTGTGCCAGTGGGGCGCCAAGGCCCTCGCCGACCAGGGCAAGACGTACCGGGAAATCCTTTCCCACTACTACCCGGGCGCCGAGTTCCAGCAGCTCTACTGA
- a CDS encoding outer membrane beta-barrel protein, translating to MLRRFLQGGALMAVVLGAGPALAQKKQGDVNVFLRGGIGDYTGDLGDLASTGPLWGLTLNLQPTTFLGFEVGYEGSQNKVSDTRLFDAPSLVRNGGSALVKVSPPFLTAVRPFAGVGLGLSYVDVRGAGEGLYDSDLMEEIPLAVGLEFNTGGLTAGVRGTYRLLIDQDFANVTSTDDNGGGLMDASLTLGARF from the coding sequence ATGCTTCGCAGGTTTCTCCAGGGCGGTGCCCTGATGGCCGTCGTGTTGGGCGCGGGGCCCGCGCTCGCGCAGAAGAAGCAGGGGGACGTGAACGTCTTCCTGCGCGGCGGGATTGGGGACTACACGGGCGACCTGGGCGACCTGGCCAGCACCGGTCCGCTGTGGGGCCTGACGCTCAACCTCCAGCCCACCACCTTCCTCGGCTTTGAAGTCGGCTACGAGGGCTCGCAGAACAAGGTGAGTGACACCCGCCTCTTCGACGCGCCCTCGCTGGTGCGCAACGGCGGCAGCGCGCTGGTGAAGGTGTCGCCGCCCTTCCTCACCGCGGTGCGCCCCTTCGCGGGCGTGGGCCTGGGCCTGTCCTACGTGGACGTGCGCGGCGCGGGCGAGGGGCTCTACGACAGCGACTTGATGGAGGAGATCCCGCTCGCGGTGGGCCTGGAGTTCAACACCGGAGGCCTCACCGCTGGCGTGCGAGGCACCTACCGCCTGCTCATCGACCAGGACTTCGCGAACGTCACCTCGACGGACGACAACGGCGGCGGCCTGATGGACGCGTCGCTGACGCTGGGCGCTCGCTTCTAG